The Lactuca sativa cultivar Salinas chromosome 2, Lsat_Salinas_v11, whole genome shotgun sequence genome includes a window with the following:
- the LOC111879891 gene encoding uncharacterized protein LOC111879891, with amino-acid sequence MANNSNNNNENLFSSLICDIKTYNGSDPLLPWLRGIKKMTDLIPQQLLKQKLPRFLQKCAQTFETDIRYRNDLRYLRVWMKLLDFVDDPGAVLENMKANHIGNKRSLFYQAYALYYEKLKKFTDAEKMYHLGVQNLAEPQDELQKSFDQFLHRMERHKNKKTRGVGLVKDKPPSTQSKSRQVEDKKVISPSTEDEKGKVGNIGSGVDETVVVRFTKTAIVGRSKAEDARHHGLVEPTINTKEAMDAINSMFREPLGPEPFQNSNSNPKKDKENADSFKVFNDNDTGRPVEEPFQIYCDHDDEDEDEKIVENQKDKNEEKVNPNMTKAPFVFQIPKDIPVECPQEKFREDTVMLRFVGSTIADEPKVENVCHHGLVEPTVNLKEAMDDINGMFGKPIEFVRKRRPRKQEKEKPFEEKKNCSSFLILPDDDENDKFQEKFCKPSGSSSRKENDLFEQTVCTKEAMDDINKMFAMPLDF; translated from the exons ATGGCGAATAACTCCAACAACAACAATGAAAATCTATTTTCTTCATTGATTTGTGATATCAAAACCTACAATGGCTCAGATCCTCTTCTCCCATGGCTCCG AGGCATTAAGAAGATGACGGATTTAATACCACAACAGCTACTCAAACAGAAACTTCCTCGGTTTCTTCAAAAGTGCGCTCAAACTTTCGAAACAGACATCCGTTACCGCAATGATTTACGCTATCTTCGTGTTTGGATGAAATTG TTGGATTTTGTTGATGACCCTGGTGCTGTTCTGGAGAACATGAAGGCGAATCACATTGGGAACAAGAGGTCACTATTTTACCAGGCCTATGCTCTTTACTATGAGAAATTGAAGAAATTTACTGATGCTGAAAAGATGTATCATTTAGGGGTGCAAAA TCTTGCAGAGCCACAGGATGAGCTTCAAAAATCATTCGATCAATTTCTTCACAGAATGGAAAGACACAAAAACAAAAAGACCCGGGGGGTAGGTTTAGTGAAGGATAAACCGCCTTCAACACAATCAAAATCCCGACAAGTAGAGGACAAAAAAGTAATTTCACCAAGTACAGAAGATGAGAAGGGTAAGGTGGGAAATATTGGAAGTGGAGTAGATGAAACAGTTGTGGTAAGATTTACAAAGACTGCAATTGTTGGTAGATCTAAAGCTGAAGATGCACGTCATCATGGTCTTGTGGAGCCCACAATCAACACCAAAGAAGCCATGGATGCAATAAACAGCATGTTTCGTGAGCCTTTAGGTCCAGAACCTTTTCAAAACTCCAACTCCAATCCaaaaaaagataaagaaaatgCTGACAGCTTCAAGGTGTTTAATGATAATGACACGGGTCGACCCGTGGAGGAACCATTTCAAATATATTGTGatcatgatgatgaagatgaagatgagaaAATAGTAGAAAATCAAAAAGACAAAAATGAGGAAAAAGTGAATCCAAATATGACAAAAGCTCCATTCGTTTTTCAAATTCCTAAAGATATTCCTGTAGAATGTCCACAAGAAAAATTCAGAGAAGATACAGTGATGTTGAGGTTTGTGGGGTCCACCATAGCAGACGAGCCAAAGGTGGAAAATGTTTGCCACCATGGTCTAGTGGAGCCCACAGTGAACTTGAAGGAGGCCATGGATGACATTAATGGCATGTTTGGGAAACCTATAGAATTTGTAAGGAAGAGAAGACCAAGAAAGCAGGAGAAAGAGAAACCCTTTGAGGAGAAGAAAAATTGCAGCTCGTTTTTGATACTTCCAGATGATGATGAAAATGACAAATTTCAAGAAAAATTTTGCAAACCGAGTGGTTCATCTTCAAGAAAAGAAAACGATTTGTTTGAGCAAACTGTTTGCACAAAAGAGGCCATGGATGATATAAACAAGATGTTTGCAATGCCATTAGACTTTTAA
- the LOC111879892 gene encoding non-classical arabinogalactan protein 30, translating to MANNQFIITISILALLAATTAAHEVTPLKQDKTATVVVEGKVYCQSCKYFGSWSLTGAEPIPAAKVSVICKNHKKRVSYYNTFATNEEGYFYAELKDFKMTHYLLDHPLHACHVKLVSSPLATCNLLSNVNNGINGSPLKFENKVLHGKDYEAVVYGSGPLAFRPSNCDPETET from the coding sequence ATGGCAAACAATCAATTCATCATCACCATCTCCATCCTAGCCCTCCTAGCAGCAACCACCGCCGCCCATGAGGTAACACCCCTCAAACAAGACAAAACCGCCACTGTTGTGGTGGAAGGAAAGGTCTACTGTCAGAGCTGTAAATACTTCGGGTCATGGTCTCTCACCGGAGCTGAGCCAATTCCGGCAGCCAAAGTCAGTGTGATTTGCAAAAACCATAAAAAAAGAGTGAGTTATTACAACACGTTTGCAACCAATGAAGAAGGGTATTTCTACGCAGAGCTTAAAGATTTCAAAATGACACACTATTTGTTGGATCATCCTCTTCATGCTTGCCATGTGAAGCTTGTGTCATCTCCTCTTGCAACATGCAATCTTTTGTCGAATGTTAACAATGGCATCAATGGGTCGCCTTTGAAATTTGAGAACAAGGTGTTACATGGGAAGGATTATGAAGCTGTTGTttatggatctggacccttggctTTTCGTCCTTCTAATTGCGACCCTGAAACTGAAACCTAA
- the LOC111879865 gene encoding non-classical arabinogalactan protein 30 gives MANNQMIITILILLQLAFLKANTTTHEVATRYRDDPRDDYPPRDDINTARVVVEGKVYCERCKYGGPWSLSGAQPIEAARVSVICKNYKRRLSYYKTYSTDHDGYFYAELKGFRMSHYLLDHPLQSCRVKLVSSPLDHCNLISNVNNGVGGSPLRFENKVLFRRNTETVIYAAGPLAFRPNDCYAQTTP, from the coding sequence ATGGCAAACAATCAAATGATCATTACCATTTTGATCCTCCTCCAATTAGCCTTCTTGAAGGCAAACACCACCACCCATGAGGTAGCCACCAGATATAGAGATGACCCGAGAGATGACTACCCGCCGAGAGATGACATTAACACAGCCCGCGTTGTGGTGGAAGGAAAAGTGTATTGCGAGAGATGTAAATATGGCGGACCATGGTCTCTCTCCGGAGCTCAGCCAATTGAGGCAGCCAGAGTCAGCGTTATCTGCAAAAACTATAAAAGACGACTGAGTTACTACAAAACATATTCCACCGATCATGATGGGTATTTTTACGCAGAGCTTAAAGGTTTCAGGATGTCCCATTATTTATTGGATCATCCTCTTCAAAGTTGCCGTGTGAAACTGGTGTCATCTCCTCTTGACCATTGCAACCTTATATCGAATGTCAACAATGGCGTCGGTGGCTCACCTTTACGATTTGAGAACAAGGTGCTGTTTAGGAGGAATACTGAAACAGTCATTTATGCTGCTGGACCTTTGGCTTTTCGTCCTAATGATTGCTACGCACAAACCACTCCCTAA
- the LOC111879866 gene encoding inactive receptor-like serine/threonine-protein kinase At2g40270, translating to MMEHFRLERHQLLTLTLIICLQFQNLSSCFSLNDEGFSLLRFRDRVINDPSGALTNWNDDLGVTNPCSWFGVGCSKGHVISLNLINLRLRGTLAPDLGNLSRLKSIILRNNSFYGTIPEKIKKMKELLVMDLRYNNFSVTLPSDLGKSKSPTIILLDNNKLLDDISPDLQQEVKSHRKLLQDENIPVPAQPLPPFRFPFLSSPPPSPSPSPPPSPSPVTSPSPSPSPEPSTVPNQTLPPAPSTISETPPSVPPPIPQQQKSKSKIDPIIIISIAIGGSAFIGIVALMLWRGNKVATVRPWATGLSGQLQKAFVTGVPKLKRSELEAACEDFSNVIGSTSSGTIYKGTLSSGVEIAVASVAPPSVKDWSKHLESLFRKRIDMLSKVNHKNFVNLLGYCEEDTPFTRMVAFEYAPNGTLFEHLHIQEAEHLDWGMRMRIAMGMSYCLDYMHQLTPPVAHKNLNSSSVNLTEDYAAKISDFGLCNDSSMANTEPTPESNVYSFGIILFEMITGRIPYAGGDKIDDWALDFLRGENLMTELADPTLDSFDADQLEAFGKVIRSCVDSDLKRRPEMREVTSRLKEITRIAQDGATPKISPLWWAELEILSTEAT from the exons ATGATGGAGCATTTTAGATTAGAGAGGCATCAATTGCTGACTTTGACGTTAATCATCTGTTTACAGTTTCAGAATTTGAGTTCCTGCTTCTCTCTCAATGATGAAG GTTTTTCTTTACTTAGATTTAGAGATAGAGTGATAAATGATCCATCTGGGGCTTTGACAAATTGGAATGATGATCTCGGGGTGACGAATCCATGTTCCTGGTTTGGTGTAGGCTGCTCCAAGGGACATGTTATCTCTTT GAACCTTATAAATCTTCGTCTTCGAGGAACACTTGCTCCCGATCTTGGAAATCTATCTCGCCTGAAGTCCAT AATTCTCCGGAATAACTCATTCTATGGTACCATCCCTGAAAAGATcaaaaaaatgaaagaattatTGGTGATGGATCTTCGGTACAATAATTTTTCTGTAACACTTCCATCTGATCTTGGGAAAAGTAAATCACCAACGATTAT ATTACTAGACAACAACAAGCTTCTCGATGACATTTCTCCTGATCTTCAACAAGAAGTTAAATCCCACCGGAAACTGCTACAAGACGAAAATATACCTGTTCCGGCACAGCCACTTCCACCTTTTCGATTTCCATTTctgtcatcaccaccaccatcaccatctccATCTCCACCCCCTTCGCCATCACCAGTGACGTCACCATCGCCGTCTCCTTCTCCTGAACCCTCAACTGTACCAAATCAAACCCTCCCTCCCGCCCCTTCCACAATCTCCGAGACTCCACCTTCCGTTCCTCCTCCAATTCCCCAACAACAAAAGTCTAAATCGAAGATTGATCCTATtataataatatctattgctattGGAGGCTCTGCTTTTATCGGTATCGTGGCTCTAATGTTATGGCGAGGTAATAAAGTAGCCACTGTGAGGCCCTGGGCCACAGGACTAAGTGGGCAGTTGCAGAAAGCATTCGTCACtg GTGTACCAAAGCTAAAAAGATCCGAGCTTGAAGCAGCTTGTGAAGATTTCAGCAATGTAATCGGTTCAACTTCATCTGGGACTATATACAAAGGAACATTATCCAGTGGGGTTGAAATCGCTGTTGCTTCTGTTGCTCCACCTTCCGTTAAAGACTGGTCAAAACACCTCGAAAGCCTCTTCAGAAAGAGG ATTGACATGCTATCGAAGGTGAACCACAAGAATTTTGTCAACCTCCTTGGTTATTGTGAAGAAGACACACCTTTCACCAGAATGGTCGCATTCGAATACGCACCCAATGGAACACTTTTTGAACATTTACATA TACAAGAAGCGGAGCATTTAGACTGGGGAATGAGGATGAGAATCGCAATGGGAATGTCGTATTGCCTCGATTACATGCACCAATTAACGCCACCTGTCGCCCACAAAAACCTAAACTCATCATCTGTAAACTTAACCGAAGACTACGCAGCTAAAATATCCGATTTCGGTCTATGCAATGATTCATCCATGGCAAACACGGAACCAACACCGGAAAGTAACGTTTACAGCTTTGGAATTATATTGTTCGAGATGATTACGGGTAGAATTCCTTATGCCGGAGGTGATAAGATCGATGACTGGGCGTTAGACTTTTTAAGAGGGGAAAATCTGATGACGGAATTGGCGGATCCGACTTTGGATTCCTTTGACGCGGATCAACTTGAAGCATTTGGTAAAGTGATAAGATCTTGTGTTGATTCCGACCTTAAAAGGAGGCCGGAAATGAGAGAAGTTACTTCCAGACTAAAAGAGATAACGAGAATAGCACAAGACGGAGCCACACCGAAAATTTCCCCTCTTTGGTGGGCCGAACTTGAGATACTGTCGACTGAAGCCACGTAA